The nucleotide sequence ACAACTGTTCTGTACCCAAACACCGAACTATCTCCACCTTCACCTTCTGGTCTGCCTGGAACGCCATGTTCTTAACACATAAACAGAGTTTGTACTGAAATAATCCGACAGTATGAGTcactgtgtgaaaatgtgacaaGGATCTGCTTGATTTTACTTCAACTCGCTGCAGCCTCACAtatacagttttaaaatgagTGTGAAAAATTATCAGTCaaggaaaacacaaattcaacagACTTTCCTGGACTTTGATGTTaataagaaatgtaaaatgttctTACCATCAGGGCCCAGATCCCGTTGACCCTCAGTGCAGGACTGTCACTCTGGGTCAGACTGCATAGTAACTCAATCACCCCTGACTCCAGGATGGGCTGCAGATCGACACAAACAAATGGCCTCAATATTAAAGTCATACAATCTGTTCTCTTTatacatgtgagtgtgtgtgtgagtgtgtgtgtgtacctcttTGCTGGGCGAGAACTCCAGCAGTAGATTGCATAGTGTAGAGGAGGCCATGACCAGGACTTCATCTGGGGCGTTCTGCAACAGCTACAACACAACATCTCAGTCAGTGTGTGAGTATTCAAACATGTAGAGATTTGCTTTGCCGTATGCACTCATTGAACTCCGTCACCGCTCCACTGACCTTCATGAGGGGTTTCCATACGGCGTGGTCATGGAAGCTGGTCCTCAGCTGCTGCACCGACCGCGAAAGACTGTGGAGACACCTGCCAAATATGAACGGACAAACAGGGGAGAGTTTAGTCACAGTTGCACAACACTTTgtaagaaaaaattaaaaagaaagacgAGGACAGCACTTCaatttgactttttaatatTGCTACGTGGACATTTTTGGCTTCTTCAGTGTGTATTCTGGCAATTTCACTGAAACGTCTGTGTGGCGATATTAAAAAGGCAAACTGAAAAGCTGTCCTTGTCTTTCTGTCCGAGTCTTCTAAGTCTCATCATGAGTTGAGAGTGTTGCgtcttattttttataaaaatctTAAACCCATTTTGGTCCATAATGGGCAAAAGAGTAAGAAGAAAAGAGGAATCAAAAGGGAAACTAGGTGAAGAGACACAGACATTATTTTGAccaatctttaaaaaaataagcaaattaAACAGTGACACTGTCTGTTTCCTAACGTCTTTTGATGTCATTTAGACTTTGAGGGGAAGAAACACAGCTGAAGTTAAATATAAATTCAAAGCTCATTAATTTTTTTAGAACTTTCGTGTCACAAATGTCCGTTAAATTCTTAATAAAGGGATTACAGGGATAAGAGGGCAATATCAGCAGGGGCAGATGTCATGGTGGGTGACAGAGACTCGCTTCTCGCCGTACCTGACGGCCGCCAAACGGACTTTAATGCTGGATTCTGACAGGCCGCTGACTATCCGGTCCATCATGTTTTCCGTCTCTGTGATCTGAGGTCAGAAAAGAATGGATCAgaatataaatatgtatgtgCACAATTATATATGCAAACAAAAATGCACCCAAGGAAAGGTGACCTTTTTGCGGATGTCCTCGTCGTTGGAGCCCAGCGAGGCGTAAAGTTTGAAAGCAGCTTGTCTCAGCTCGTGTGCGTGCTTCAGGTCATGGTCCAGCTGAAGGGGACAGAGCAGACAGAAAGTGAACGGGTGCATGATGTCACCAAGAGACAAAACTTTTTCATACACAAAGATGAGATCTTTAAACTTGATCAAAGGTCAGGCGTTCCATAAGGCTCCATTTCCACTCCCAATAATCTGACTTTGCTCCGTGGATGACATTCATAATTAGACTCACTTGTTAGTTTCTGGGAAATATGAACCACAAATGACGACATTCAGATGCACTTAAGATTATTGGGTCATAGCTGATTATAGCAGCATAAGTAGACTGGCTGAAGTGCTGTCTGGAAGTCTGAGCAAAATAAACTATTCTGATAAAAATAGCCTTTAACTGGCCTTATTAAGAAATTACATCGTGATTATCATTAGTAGCCATGCAAGCGGCACGGCTCTAGAGATTTAAAGGTTGGTCGGTCCGCCATTTTGTCCCTGTACTCTGCCTTTACTGCTAACTAGCAAATGATTGCATGCCAACAAGCAAAATTAAGGATGTGAACATAGAAAAAATGACCCCAGCTTAACATCAGTATGTTGgcattgtcactgtgaacatgttagcatgctgacattagcatttagctcgaAGCGCAGCCTCATGGTGCTGCTAGCGTGGCTATAAGCTGTGGTACATGTCAGCAGGGACATTTTTGGACGTGAGGGGTCGCGTCACTTGGCACATGGGCTGTCTCCTCTTGTATTTCAAACCGAACCAACATTGCAGCTTGTTTGGAAATGTTCTCTTACAACCCTTTTTGTCCAAAATTAGCACGTGTACATGggtttttaaacacaggaagaCTCAGCAAAtatgcctttctgtgtgtgtgtgtttcttggtgtgtcatgtttgatGTCATGGACAGGCTtaaaaacaggttagtaaattGTAGAAAGCCGCACGGAGGCCTGGTCACTTCTTTTGATATACCTCTtttttattcagtctctctttcaaactcagtgcagactcATTTGGAacgatgtttgagtgctgcttggtgCGGAGAGCGACGGTATTTTGTGGTAGCATCGTTGCATCTCGCCGGTAAAGGGGCAAAAATTACTGTGTTCATCagggtgttgtgtttccatcaaagCCAATCAGACCCAGAACTGATAAATACTTGTGACTACTGCTGAGTCATTTTACCCGGTTGTGAATGCCAACTTTAACCTTtctattacattaaaaaaacagatgtaAGCGGGTTATTTGTGCAGCGGGAAGCTTTATGTTCTGAAAACAACGGCTCCTTCAAAAGTTTTTCATGAGCTATCAAAAGGTGGGAGTTGTGCTGGTGTCACCTGATTTGCATGAAGTAGCCTAGattcaactttatgcaaatgaggagCGGACAACCTGTCTCTCCAAACACAACTCAGTGCAATGAGAATGCACTGCATGGCTGCTTACAAAGACAGTGAATGGGAAGCTCCTGAGTGACAGATCCTGTGGACATGTAccattgttttgtcagtgtgaTGACACAGTCCTGACACATACATTAAACACCTGCCCATGTGACATGTAAAGGGCCCTCTCAGGCCCACTGACCCACCCTCTTGATGTCAGTGATGGCGGACACAGAGCTGGGGTATTTGAAGTAGTCGGCCAGCATGGCCACCAGATGGTCAGTGGTGCTCGCAATCCTCTGCAGCTCCACGTCAGGCTCCATCAGGTAGGCCAGTGTCTCTGCACCCTCCACCCTCTCCTCAAGCAAATGTTCTTTACTGCACATCCGCACGAGGCACGGCAGAGTCTGAAAAACAGGAAGTCACATGCACATCAAATAAAGAAGTGATATAATATCTTAGTGATTAATAAAGGTGCAGGTGCAGAGGTCTCAGAAAAGCCTGACCTTTAGGACTATGCAGCTGTCGTCTGTCCTGATGGCACCCGCTCGACACATGTACGTTAGACTGGGACAGAAGGAGAAGAGGTCACACTCACGGAAAGAGCACATAGGAAATATAGACTTATAATACTGATTCATATGGATTTATGTCACTCACCATTTGGCTGCTGTTAGCTGCATTTCTATGGGTTGATCCCTTTGCATCATTCTGACAAATACCTGAGAGAGCAGCTCGCCATCCACCAGCActggagacaaaaacacagacagactgggGTTAAAAAGTGAAGCTCAGAGGAAAGGAGATGAGGAGACGAGACatggagagaagagaagaaacaaGATGTGAAGAGACAAGACAAGAAGAGAAGAGACCAGAAGAGAAGAGATGAGACGTGAAGAGAAAAACGAGAAGAGACGcgaagaaaagaagaaacatGAAGAGAAGAGATGAGACGAGACGTGAAGAGACGAGATGCAAAGAGAAGAGATGTGAAGAAGAGAAGCGACACGAAGAGAAGAGACAAGACGTGAAGAAAAGAGACAAGATACAAAGAGATGAGACAAGATGTGAAGAGAAAAGACTAGATGCAAAAAGAAGAGACGAGACACAATGAGAAGAGACGCAAAGAAGAGACATGAAGAGAAGAGACGAGATGCAAAGAGAAGAGACAAAACGTGAAGAGAAAAACGAGAAGAGACGAGACACAATGAGAAGAGAAGCGAAGAAGAGACAAGATGCGAAGAGAAGATACGTGACACAAAGAGAAGAGACAAGACGTGAACAGAAGAGACAAGATACAAAGAGAAGAGACAAGACGTAAAGAGAAAAGACTAGATGCAAAAAGAAGAGACAAGACACAAAGAGAAGAGGCCAGAAGAGAAGAGATGAGACGAGACGTGAAGAGAAGAGACGAGACACAATGAGAAGAGACGCGAAGAaaagaagagacacaaagagaagaGACAAGACGCAAAGAGAAGAGACAAGAtgcaaagagaagagaagagacgAGACACAAAGAGAAGAGACAAGACGCAAAGAGAAGAGACGAGACATAAAGAGAAGAGATGAGATGCAAAGAGAAGAGACAAAATGtcaagagaaaagagagaagagacgAGACAATGAGGAGACGAGATGCGACAAGAAGAGACAAGAAGCAAAGAGAAGAGACGCGAAGAGAAAAGACTagatacaaaaagaaaagacaagacatgaaGAGTAGAGATGAGATGCAAAGAGAAGAGACGAGACTTGACGAGAACAGAAGAGATAacggcctatttccaccagatgcgtgttggttgcgtctccgctccggcacggcagcggagccaataggattcaattctagtcaatgtttgtgtttccaccggctgcggctgtgctgcgttccggctccgtctcagttCCGGCGCTctggagccctccgcaacagatacgcaggacttctatttttgccggatgCCAGAGCACaatgcagcaattcagcacagagcagatcgtgcggggcaggaagtcgtgcacagaaacaaaataaaacatccgattgattttcaaaataaaatacagtgttcatggcggatcatatttccctgcactacactacataatgggcggaggcaggcctgaagtcaacaggtcagaggtttccagacgtcatttcaccccgttgacaccatggacgaggagatgttaatcatggcagtgcacagAGATGTCTTCcagcggagctgcaccgctccacacagcaaacgcagccggtgggtgttgacggacagCGGAACACACAGcagataaccagcgctgccgttccgcaacggacacgcatccagtggaaatctgGCGTAAGATGCGAAGAGACGAGACTCACCATTCACCAGTGTCATGGAGACCTGAGTGTTCTCATAGGCCAGGACTGAGAAACACTTTAACGCCTGCATCCGGACCTGCAGCGACAACAAGGTCAGAAGAAGATAAACAGAGGTAACTATGTGTGAAAGAAGTGATCATCCAGTCAGGTAAATGAAAACACTCACAGACAGACGGCCACATACCTTATAAGAGGGTGAGATAAGTAGAGGGGCAATGTTCTGGATGGCACCGTGGTTGAAAAGAACCGTCTGGTGCTCCGGGGTCTGGAGACAACAAACAACCAATCAACAATGAATCTTCTTCGAGCCACGAGTGTGATGGActccactgtgtttgtgtgtgtgtgcgaataCCAACAAATACCTTACAACAGTGGGAGAAGATCTGTGTGATGTACTCCTGTGTTCTCTGTGAGCGGCTCAGTAGAGACATGAGATGGGGAATCACAGTGGGGTCCTACAAACAAATGGCAATAGTTAGACTCAGTCTAGAGGACAACTGAACTGATTAACTGTATGCAGGGacagaatgtgtgtgtagtgtttgtAGTATACTCAAGACAACCTACAGTATAGAGCAGCTGCACAGGGGTGACTGGACTGATGAAGACTGTTCTGAGACACCGAAGACAAGCTTCAATGAAGATCAGGTCCGGACACAGAAGACCTGCGAGCACAACACAGCTGCTGTAAAGCTCTCTTCATGTCACCAAACATGTCGTCCTCTACATAAAGTATTTGCATGCAttaagtgtgtgcgtgtgtgctccAACCTTGAAGAAGGGCAGGGATGATGTGACAGTCCACCAGGGACTTGATGTTGTTCTCGGTGCCCATGGCGAGGCTGCCCAGCACCACGGCACACTCTGTCCGCAGCTCCAGACTGGACGAGCTCTGCTGAAGCAGGTACAGTAGCCTGGagcagatgaacacacacacacacacacactgaagcaaGTTCACTGTAAAAGGTGTTAAAGGTGGAGGGTAGATGATGCTTGGAAGTTAAAGTCTTACACTTTGATATTTCTGTTGTATTTCTACACTTATTTTGTGACATTCGCTGCGTCTGAAATCTCATACTATGCACCACATAGCCAATATGTGTGCTATCGTTTAACAAACTTTTATATACACAATCAGTTGTATcttttgggaagcactgagctgTGATTACTGCGCCACTTTCTGAGAGCCTCCTTGCCGGTTGGAGACACATAACTATAATAACCAGTGCCAAATTTAGCTCTACCGGTGTCTACAAGCATTATGAACCTCTCCAGTTTGGTTGGGTTTTGGAGGCAGTGTGGCGTAGTTCAATCTAGATATGACTGTAGGAGAcgacaaagaaatttaaataatggtggAACGGAACAAATTGGTGATATAGTGACAATAATTCTCCATCCACATGTCGGGATGTATTTAATGACCTCACAGACTGCCACCATCTGCAATGCTGTCTCTGTTTAAAGGTCCAATATCATAACCTACTCCACTGTCGCCCTGTTTGTTCTTGTGTGAAACTTTGACTCcaccctctagtgccatctattggctgtatttACGCCgacataaaggacacatggaagtatgagggcagtgatgtttttggagtataaatgagcctcaCTCCTTAATGCAGTGACCCAGGTTTGAGTCCAGACTAGAGCACCTTTACTGCGTGTCCTCCCctttcaaaaatatatatttttaacagtgctaaatgctaacatcaccATGCTAACAAgcagatgtttagcaggtaaaaTTTCCCAGCATGCTATCAAAATAGTTttggagatatttcagtctggatcagaGTGGTGGAGTGACCGACAGACGTCCCCGCAGCCACAACACTAGCATTGCTAACAAAAAGGCCAAACCATGTTGTGCCCAAAACAAAACTCCTTAACTGTAATATGTCATCCATCTGTGATGATTTCCCCACAACAATACGTCATGTAATGTTTGCTAAATTGCACATCAGGCGGAGGACTCATGATCAAAATTATTCAAGGTTTTTATTACTTAATGACATAACAGCACGGCCtctttgctgttgtaaacaCCGTAGTCACTACGACACtgcattgtgggatatttaTGCCAGCGTAGTGTCCAATGTTTGCATACTGCAATATTTCACACAGGTGCTGAGGTTCTGGACATACTAAAAGATCTCACATGCTGTTTTAGTCGACTAAATAACATGTTAGTGCGGAATTTCAGACGCGGCcattgtcatttttcatttagtGTCTGtctgaacaaaaacatgtaaCTCAAATGTCACGTCTGTATCTTGAGTGTAGCTGAATACAAGTTTTAATAGTCAGAAAGTGTGAAGGAGTAGAGGTGGACGGGTGTGCAGGGACGTACCTCGGCACAGCTCCGAGGACGATCAGATTGGCCTTCTGCTTGTTGTTTCCAATGACAGCATTCTTCATGTCACTGTGAagccagacagacacacacagatgaggaCCCTTCTCTGCAATCTACCTGAGGCAACTGAGACAAATTTGAAATCAGCAGCAAAAGTTTAAGTGTTGAAATGGTAACCCAGATTATGGCCTGTAGCGTACAGCGTAATTCTATGCAGTTTGCAGGGAATTTTTTCTAACAGCATAAGCATGTAGGTGCAAAAGAACAAGATTTGAAGTTAGGTAATAAGGCAGTGACAATCTGGGAACTTGTCAGACGTCAGATCTTTAGAGAACTTATGACAGAGGGAAGCCAGAGGGCAGCCAGGCCGACATTTCCATATTGAAACACAGGAGATTTACATAAAGCAGATGTTCCACATGTTGTTGTCGGACACAGAACGAGCCGCTTCATTTGCAtgcactgcattttgttttccacgcAGCTTTTCCTCCGCTCTGCCGGCACCCCAGATGATATCATATAGCAGGTGAGTGAGGCTAATGGAAAAGTACAGCTGTAGCAGGCAGTCAAGTCAGTCAGGTGCTCGGCTAGCGGAGCGCTACAAGCCGTAACCAGAGCTAGTCTCCTCCGAAGTTAAAAATAACGGTGAAACAGTCAGAGTCCAAGTCACCGCCATCGAGAGAGACAGCGAGAGTGAGAGATATGAAGTCACACTGATGagtgaaatacattttgaaatagATCGTCACATGAAAgcctgtgcatgtaaacacagaggTCATGCTGCTCACTCAACCAACACACAGGCACAGGAACTTAATCAGTGTTTGGCAAAgaaataagaataaaagaaCATCAAGTCCACCCTCGTTCAGTGTGCTGGCTGTGAGATAGCAACAATAACCACTCTTCAAAATGTAGCCAACCACCTGAGAGGACGGGATGTCATTTACTGCCTCCTGCCCCAGAGAagatgatatatatatataaagtgcTGCTGGACTTACATGACTCCCTGCAGCACTTTCTGTGGGTCGGGGTCAAACAGTCTGTCAACATAATGGCGACTAGTggcagtgacttcctgtgtgGGGACAAATATAACAGAAACGTTAGAGACAATGTTCACTGACGTACATTTCCCACTTAGGGC is from Epinephelus moara isolate mb chromosome 7, YSFRI_EMoa_1.0, whole genome shotgun sequence and encodes:
- the armc8 gene encoding armadillo repeat-containing protein 8, which translates into the protein MACLLEAPLRISVLSEVTATSRHYVDRLFDPDPQKVLQGVIDMKNAVIGNNKQKANLIVLGAVPRLLYLLQQSSSSLELRTECAVVLGSLAMGTENNIKSLVDCHIIPALLQGLLCPDLIFIEACLRCLRTVFISPVTPVQLLYTDPTVIPHLMSLLSRSQRTQEYITQIFSHCCKTPEHQTVLFNHGAIQNIAPLLISPSYKVRMQALKCFSVLAYENTQVSMTLVNVLVDGELLSQVFVRMMQRDQPIEMQLTAAKCLTYMCRAGAIRTDDSCIVLKTLPCLVRMCSKEHLLEERVEGAETLAYLMEPDVELQRIASTTDHLVAMLADYFKYPSSVSAITDIKRLDHDLKHAHELRQAAFKLYASLGSNDEDIRKKITETENMMDRIVSGLSESSIKVRLAAVRCLHSLSRSVQQLRTSFHDHAVWKPLMKLLQNAPDEVLVMASSTLCNLLLEFSPSKEPILESGVIELLCSLTQSDSPALRVNGIWALMNMAFQADQKVKVEIVRCLGTEQLFRLLSDPDTNVLMKTLGLLRNLLSTRPHIDQIMSSHGKQIMQAVTLILEAEHSIEVKEQTLCILANIADGNTAKELIMTNDDMLQKIKYYMGHSNVKLQLAATFCISNLIWNEEDGSQERQDKLREMGFVDILHKLTQASDPNLCDRAKTAMQQYLA